From one Gemmobacter sp. genomic stretch:
- a CDS encoding flagellar basal body-associated FliL family protein, with amino-acid sequence MTDSAAPQDPAIPSKRGGKALIIGGFLALLVGGGAFYGTWSGLIPGLPHATPHSAAALPDVAFVPLDPLIVSLTGAGQNRHLRFAAQLEVEAPFKAEVEHLRPRVLDLLNGYLRALSPAELEEPAALIRLRAQMLRRIQIITGEGRVRDLLITEFVIN; translated from the coding sequence ATGACCGATTCCGCAGCACCGCAAGACCCCGCCATTCCCTCGAAACGCGGGGGCAAGGCCCTGATCATTGGCGGTTTTCTGGCGCTTCTGGTTGGGGGTGGCGCATTCTATGGCACCTGGTCGGGGCTGATTCCCGGCCTGCCGCACGCAACGCCGCACAGTGCTGCGGCCCTGCCGGACGTGGCCTTCGTCCCGCTGGATCCGCTGATCGTCAGCCTGACGGGCGCGGGGCAGAATCGCCATCTGCGCTTTGCCGCCCAGCTGGAGGTGGAGGCCCCGTTCAAGGCCGAGGTCGAACATCTGCGCCCCCGCGTGCTGGATTTGCTGAACGGTTATCTGCGCGCGCTGTCACCCGCTGAGCTTGAGGAGCCGGCCGCCCTGATCCGCCTGCGCGCCCAGATGCTGAGGCGCATCCAGATCATCACGGGCGAGGGGCGGGTGCGTGACCTGCTGATCACCGAATTTGTCATCAATTGA
- the fliF gene encoding flagellar basal-body MS-ring/collar protein FliF: MQQVLSFWSMLDMRRRVIVVVATVAMFAAILALTRVASSPSMALLYAGLEPAAAGEVVAALDQRAVAYEVRGDSIWVEGGQRDQLRMALAADGLPASGGAGYELLDSLSGFGTTAQMFDAAYLRAKEGELARTIAASPFVRSARVHLAVPAAQPFRRDQRATASVTVATRAGAMTPAQAQAIRHLVASAVAGMAAEDVSVIDAASGLVPVAGQSPAPGGEGRAEELKRAVERLLAARVGQGRALVELSVDVVTERESITERRFDPQGRVVVSSESEERTNSATGAPPGVTVASNLPEGDAAQGEGSRSQGSETRERINYEISETAREVLRTPGGVRRLTVAVLVDGARSADGTVQPRGEQELADLRELVASAVGFDAARGDVITIKSMQFEPAPGGEAAATPGVLDRLDLMALIQLAVIALVLLVLGLFVLRPLLRPARPAMFPPVALPPVTGPLPVLTGEIDDGAAIGPMPVVSRPEGEPPRDPVERLRQLISERQAESVEILRSWMDEREESR, from the coding sequence GTGCAACAGGTGCTTTCCTTCTGGTCCATGCTGGACATGCGGCGACGGGTGATCGTTGTGGTCGCCACCGTGGCGATGTTCGCCGCCATCCTGGCGTTGACCCGCGTGGCCTCGTCGCCATCCATGGCGCTGCTCTATGCGGGGCTGGAACCCGCCGCGGCGGGAGAGGTGGTGGCCGCGCTGGACCAGCGCGCGGTGGCCTATGAGGTGCGGGGCGATTCCATCTGGGTCGAGGGCGGGCAACGTGACCAGCTGCGCATGGCGCTGGCGGCCGATGGCCTGCCGGCCAGTGGCGGCGCGGGCTATGAACTGCTGGATTCGTTGTCCGGCTTCGGCACGACCGCGCAGATGTTCGATGCCGCCTATCTGCGTGCCAAGGAAGGCGAACTGGCGCGCACCATCGCGGCCAGCCCCTTTGTGCGCAGCGCGCGGGTGCATCTGGCGGTGCCGGCTGCGCAGCCGTTCCGCAGGGATCAGCGGGCGACGGCCTCAGTCACCGTGGCGACCCGGGCGGGGGCGATGACCCCGGCGCAGGCGCAGGCGATTCGCCATCTGGTGGCCTCGGCCGTGGCGGGGATGGCGGCCGAGGATGTGTCGGTGATCGATGCGGCCAGCGGGCTGGTGCCGGTTGCCGGTCAGTCGCCCGCGCCGGGCGGCGAGGGGCGGGCAGAGGAGCTGAAGCGCGCCGTCGAACGCCTGCTGGCGGCGCGGGTCGGGCAGGGACGGGCGCTGGTCGAACTGTCGGTCGATGTGGTGACGGAGCGCGAATCGATCACCGAGCGGCGGTTCGATCCGCAGGGGCGCGTCGTGGTCTCCTCGGAATCGGAAGAGCGGACGAATTCCGCTACCGGCGCCCCGCCGGGGGTGACCGTCGCCTCGAACCTGCCCGAAGGCGATGCCGCCCAAGGCGAAGGCAGCCGCAGCCAGGGGTCGGAAACGCGCGAGCGGATCAATTATGAAATCTCGGAAACCGCGCGCGAGGTGTTGCGCACGCCCGGCGGGGTCCGGCGGCTGACCGTGGCGGTTCTGGTCGACGGGGCACGGTCTGCCGATGGAACCGTGCAGCCCAGGGGCGAGCAGGAACTGGCCGACCTGCGCGAGCTTGTCGCCTCGGCCGTCGGGTTCGATGCGGCGCGGGGCGATGTGATCACCATCAAGTCGATGCAGTTCGAACCTGCCCCGGGGGGCGAGGCGGCGGCGACGCCCGGCGTGCTGGACCGGCTGGACCTGATGGCGCTGATCCAGCTGGCCGTGATCGCGCTGGTGCTGCTGGTGCTGGGGTTGTTCGTGCTGCGCCCGCTGCTGCGGCCGGCACGCCCGGCCATGTTTCCGCCGGTCGCGCTGCCCCCGGTCACTGGCCCCCTGCCGGTCCTGACCGGAGAGATCGACGACGGCGCGGCCATTGGCCCGATGCCCGTGGTCTCGCGCCCTGAAGGCGAGCCGCCGCGCGATCCGGTCGAGCGTCTGCGCCAGCTGATCAGCGAGCGTCAGGCGGAATCGGTCGAGATTCTGCGCAGCTGGATGGATGAACGCGAGGAATCCCGGTGA